One Planctomicrobium piriforme genomic window, TTACAACCGCGGTGCGAGCTTCGGGATTTCGACCCCGGGCTTTGGCCTGTATGTCCGCTAATTTGACTGCTGGCCGAGTCACTGTTGTGTGAAGACGGTCCCCATTGAGCCCCCGCCCGAGAATTCCGGCGGGGGTTTTTCTGTTGATTGGCGGTGATGGTTGTGCGAAAGCAGGCCGGGTCAGTTAAGATCAACGAACTCCGTTTTGTTCCTTCAGAACCAGCTGAGATTCGCCATGTCGCAGACCACTCCTGTGTTTCAGGCCGTTCCGGACGTCGATGACCTCGCCCGTATTCCGCGCGATCTGCGTTTTCATCCGACTCGCAACGAGCATCCCCGCAGTCTGACGCCCGAGCAGATCGCGCAGTTCAATGCGCAAGGGTTCGTGCGGCCAGTCTCGATCTTCAGCACGGAAGAGATCACCGAGATCCGCAACTACTTCGACCGCTTGCTGGAACGGGTGGTTGCTGAAGGCGGGAACAGTTATTCGATCAGCTCGGCCCACCTGAAGTATGGGAAGGTGTACGATATTCTGTCGGACCGCCGGATTGTGGATTGCGTGAGCGATCTGCTGGGTGAGAACGTCGTCGGCTGGGGCTCGCACTTCTTCTGCAAGATGCCGCACGACGGCAAGTCGGTCGCCTGGCATCAGGATGCCAGCTACTGGCCCCTCTCGCCGTCGAAAGCGGTGACAGTCTGGCTGGCGATTGATGATGCGGACGTAGAGAACGCGAATATGCGTTTCATCTCCGGGTCACACCATGTGGGGCATCTGACGTTCCGGCCGAGCAGCCCGGAAGATCACAACGTGCTCAATCAGACGGTCGAGAACCCCGAGCAGTACGGTGAAATCGTCAATGACGAGTTGAAGGCCGGTCAGATCTCGCTGCATTCCGACCTGTTGCTGCATGGCTCGGAAGCGAACAACAGCGATCGGCGTCGCTGCGGATTGACCATTCGCTATGCCGCTGCCGATGTGCGGGCAGCGATGGAGTGGAACCAGAAGGGGGTCTGGGTTCGCGGCAGTGATGCGACCGGGCACTGGACGAACCGCCCGCGACCGGCGATTGACTAGAGCAGTTTGCTCGACCGGGTGCAGGCGTCGTACATATTCTCGTCGATTGAGTTGCTGAATTCCGCGGGGCAAGACCAGGCAATTCATTTCGCAAATGACTCTAAAGCTGCTGATGCTGGAGTCGCTCAACGAGATTTGCACTCATCAAACTATGCGAAGTCTGATCAGCTTCCCCTCACCCCGGACCTCTCCCCGGAGTACCGGGGCGAGGGAGAGATGTTGCAAACTGCTCTAGCGCGTAAAGGTCTCGGCCAGTTCTTCGTCGAGGTGTGCGATGTCGACGTTCACGCTGCGGACGATGCCGCGGGAATCGACGAGCCAGTATTGCGGCACGTTCGTCACGCCGTAGTGCCAGGCGACGAGGTTGTGTTCGCCGCGCTTGTCCGGATCTGAGAAAAAGATCTGCGGCCAGGTGAGGCCGGTCTGTTGCAGAAACTGTGCGACAGCCCGGTCGTCTCGGTCCAGGTTGACGCCGACAACGGCGACGCGGCCGAGAAACTT contains:
- a CDS encoding phytanoyl-CoA dioxygenase family protein, which encodes MSQTTPVFQAVPDVDDLARIPRDLRFHPTRNEHPRSLTPEQIAQFNAQGFVRPVSIFSTEEITEIRNYFDRLLERVVAEGGNSYSISSAHLKYGKVYDILSDRRIVDCVSDLLGENVVGWGSHFFCKMPHDGKSVAWHQDASYWPLSPSKAVTVWLAIDDADVENANMRFISGSHHVGHLTFRPSSPEDHNVLNQTVENPEQYGEIVNDELKAGQISLHSDLLLHGSEANNSDRRRCGLTIRYAAADVRAAMEWNQKGVWVRGSDATGHWTNRPRPAID